The genome window TATATAATAATAGTTAAAGTTAAAAAAGGGGAAAAGCAATATGCAGTATATACAAGAATTACTTGATTTGACTCAAAATTATTGGGCATTAGCCACAATAATTGGTTTGTTAAGTGCATTTATAGAAAGCTTTATACCAGCCCTACCGCTTGTTGCTATAGTTACAGCAAATGCTGCAATACAAGGCTTATTGCTTGGATGTTTGTTATCATGGATTGGCTCAGGACTTGGGACAACCTCATTATTTTTATTAATAAGCAGATTTAATGATAGCAGGCTTTTTAACAAGTTGAGAAATAGCAAAACTGAAAAAGCAATAAGTTGGATGGATAAACAGGGATTTAAGTTATTGTTTATAGCATATGCCTGTCCATTTATGCCTGGTTGTTTAGTTACTATAGCATCAGCTTTTGGTAAAAAAGATGTAAAAGATTTTGTGCCAGCAATGTTGGCAGGAAAATTTGTAATGTTTATAGTGATAAGCTATGTGGCAAGTGATATAGAAGGCTTTATAACAAGCCCTTTAAAGATAGCATCATTTATATTATTGGTGTTTTTATCATGGAAAATTGGAAATAGAGTCAATAGAAACCTTGAAAATCATAATTATGAATTTCATCATAAAAAACACCATAATGATAAAGATGATAGAAAAATTTAGTTTGATAAAAAATAAAGATTGCCTTAAATTAATTAATTAATGTCTAAATCGCAAATTTAATATACTTATACAAATGAACCATAGAAAGTATAAGAATATTGTTCAGATTTACGTGAAATTTATAATATTGTAACTTAAGATATAGGAAGACAATTTAGAGGATTAAAAGGTTAAATTTTAAATGGAAAGAGCAGTTGATTGAAATAGATTGACTGCTCTTTTTATAAATATAATTAAATATTGCTCTAGATATATTCTTTGTTACAGTAATGAAACTAGTATGTATTTATCACAAAGAATAAAATATAAAAGATTTATTTATACTTACTCTAAAATAATGTCAATTATTAGTTATAAATATGATTATAGTAAAATATAAAATTGATATCCAATCAAAAAAATAACAATGAAATTTAAGAGTTTAGATATGAATTTTTCTGTTTTTGAGCTAGTTTTTATAGGGAGTAGAGAAATGTTTATAGTAATGGGGAAAAACAGTTCAATACCTTCTTTAGTAATAAGGTCAAGGCAAATGTGAGAGAAATATCCTATTATAAATCCACTAGACAAACATGAGAAAACTATATTGTTGTTAGTGAAGATTGTCAGAGATTTAAAAAAACCGCAAATAATTAATAAGGCAATTAGACTATGAGTAAATCCTCTATGTCTAAACCTACTTCCAAATAACTTGTAGATTAATATAAATTTTTTACTTATATAAGAACCTCTCATATCTATATCTGGAAACAAAGAACCTAAATATGCAAAATAAATATAAATTATAATTAATACTATTTTATATGCAATATCGTATTTAACTAGATATATATTGTTTATAAAGGGGAGTATCAAAAGTGCAAATATATATCCTCCCCTTTCATGTGTTTCTTTTATCATATAAAAATCCTCCTGAATCGTCACTATAAACATAATACTGGTAAATTTAGACTATCTTTTATTATATTATATAGCAAACATAAGTTTTTTTCAAAAGGATTTTAATATTTAATTAATCTTGACATTTTAAATTTTTATAATTTTCTAAAGCACCATTCCAATTGACTACATTAAACCAGTTAGCAATGTATTCATTTCTTCTATTTTGATATTTTAAATAGTAAGCATGTTCCCAAACATCAAGACCTATTATAGGAGTTAGGTTTTTACTTACAGGGCTGTCTTGGTTTGGAATAGTCACAATAGATAATTTGCCATCTTTAGTAGCTACAAGCCAAGCCCAACCAGAACCAAAGACGTCTAAAGCAGCCTTTTGGAACTCTTCTTTAAATTTTTCAAAAGAACCAAAGTCTCTATCAATAGCTTCTTTTAAAGACTCAGAAGGTATAGTTTTTTCAGGTGTCATTATATCAAAAAAGAATTTATGATTATAAGCTCCACCTGCATTATTTCTTACTGTTGTAGCAATATCTTTAGGTAAAGAATCTAAATTTTGCAATAATTCACATAAAGAATAGTTATAAAGCTCAGGATATTTTTCAAGAGCAGTATTTAATTTATCAACATAAGCTTGATAGTGCTTATCATGATGCAATTTCATGGTTTCTTTATCTATATAAGGTTCAAGTGCATCATATGCATAAGGTAATGGTTTAACCTTAAATTTATTGTTTTCAGGTGTAAAAGCAAATGAAGTTATGCACTGTGAAATTATAAATAAAGACATAATAACTGGTATTAATATTTTTTTCTTCATAAAAATCACCTCCTAATATAGTATTTCTAGAAATAAAAAAAATATGAAATATTAGCAGATAATTTATAAGAATTTAATAGCAATTTCATTTTAAATTGAATAAGTTTTAAATCTAAAGACAAAACTATGAAATATAGAATAAGACTAAAAGACAGGAAGGAATTTTGATGATATGGATGGCAATATTTCAATTTATTATAAAGGAGATATATCTAAAAAAGAAGATATTAAATTTAAAATAAAAGAATCGGTAAATAATACAAATTATATAAGACTTGATAGTAGAATAGAGTTTAAAAATGAGGAAAAAACTTTTGATTTTGAGAGATTTAATGTAATTGATGTTATTTATGGAAATAAACCATTTGAAAAGGATGGAAAAGTTATTGTTTTTAATGGAAATATATATAATTGTCATGAAATAAAAGAAGAATTGATTAAAAAAGGACACAATTTTACTACAGGCAATGATAGCGAAATCTTATTGGCATCTTATATGGAATTTGGTAAGAATTGTGTACATAAGATAAAAGGAATGTTTAACTTTATAATCTATGATAGAAAAAATGAAAGTATATTTGGAGCAAGAGACTTATTTGGAATAAAACCACTTTATTATATAAATAAGGAAAAAGCAATAATATTTTCCTCGGAGTATAAGTTTATACTTGAATATATAAAAAATTTAAATATAAATGAAAGAAGCTTACAAAGTTATTTTTCATTTCAGTATGTACTTCCTGAAGATACTATGATACAAGGAATAAGGCTGATACCAGCAGGTAACTATTTTAGAGTAGAAAATGGAATACTATCTTTAAAGAGATATAACAAACTTGAATTTAGAAGTAGTACAAAATTTTTTTATACTAAAAATCACTTAGGCAATAGAGATGTGGGTGAGGAAGATGTAAGAAATGTAGTAGTAGATTCAATAAGAAATCATATGAAAGAAAACAAAGCAATTGGAACATTCTTGTCTGGCGGAATAGATTCATCTATTATAACCACTGTAGCTTCACAAATTAATCCAAATATAAAATCTTTTTCTGCAGGTTTTAATGTTAAGGGATATAGTGAATTGGAAGTAGCAAAGAAAACGGCTGATAAGTTAGGTATAGAGAATATCCAGATTAATATAACACAAGATGAATATATAAAAGCATTACCAAATGTAATTTATTCTTTGGATGACCCCATAGCAGACCCTTCAGAAGTAGGTCTTTATTTCTTAATTAAAGAGGCAGGTAAACATGTTAAAGTAGCATTGTCTGGAGAAGGAGCAGATGAACTATTTGGAGGATATAATATATATAAAGAATATAATACTATGAAATCAGTTGTAAACTCACCTACTTATATTAGAAGTATATTAGGAAGAGTTTCAGAACTTATGCCCAACATCAAGGGGAGAAACTATCTTTATAGAGCTACAACACCATTAGAAAAAAGATATATAGGAAATGCAAAGGTTTTTGAAAACAGCGAAGTAAAAAGATTCTTTTTTAAGTATAGAGAAAAGAATATATATGAATATCTGCTGTCTAATTTGTATAGAGATGCACAAAAAAATAATTACGATTATATAAGTAAAATGCAACACATAGATGTGAATACATGGCTTCAAGGAGATATACTTCAAAAAATTAGTAAACTTTCTACAGCTGAGAAGGTTGAACTTAGAGTTCCATTTTTATATAAAGATGTATTTGATGTAGCAAAAAATTTAAGAATGGAGCAAAAAATAAATAAGAATAATACAAAAGTTTTACTTAGAGAGGCGTTTAGAGAAATAGTCCCAG of Clostridioides sp. ES-S-0054-01 contains these proteins:
- a CDS encoding TVP38/TMEM64 family protein, producing the protein MQYIQELLDLTQNYWALATIIGLLSAFIESFIPALPLVAIVTANAAIQGLLLGCLLSWIGSGLGTTSLFLLISRFNDSRLFNKLRNSKTEKAISWMDKQGFKLLFIAYACPFMPGCLVTIASAFGKKDVKDFVPAMLAGKFVMFIVISYVASDIEGFITSPLKIASFILLVFLSWKIGNRVNRNLENHNYEFHHKKHHNDKDDRKI
- a CDS encoding metal-dependent hydrolase; its protein translation is MIKETHERGGYIFALLILPFINNIYLVKYDIAYKIVLIIIYIYFAYLGSLFPDIDMRGSYISKKFILIYKLFGSRFRHRGFTHSLIALLIICGFFKSLTIFTNNNIVFSCLSSGFIIGYFSHICLDLITKEGIELFFPITINISLLPIKTSSKTEKFISKLLNFIVIFLIGYQFYILL
- a CDS encoding superoxide dismutase, which translates into the protein MSLFIISQCITSFAFTPENNKFKVKPLPYAYDALEPYIDKETMKLHHDKHYQAYVDKLNTALEKYPELYNYSLCELLQNLDSLPKDIATTVRNNAGGAYNHKFFFDIMTPEKTIPSESLKEAIDRDFGSFEKFKEEFQKAALDVFGSGWAWLVATKDGKLSIVTIPNQDSPVSKNLTPIIGLDVWEHAYYLKYQNRRNEYIANWFNVVNWNGALENYKNLKCQD
- the asnB gene encoding asparagine synthase (glutamine-hydrolyzing); this encodes MDGNISIYYKGDISKKEDIKFKIKESVNNTNYIRLDSRIEFKNEEKTFDFERFNVIDVIYGNKPFEKDGKVIVFNGNIYNCHEIKEELIKKGHNFTTGNDSEILLASYMEFGKNCVHKIKGMFNFIIYDRKNESIFGARDLFGIKPLYYINKEKAIIFSSEYKFILEYIKNLNINERSLQSYFSFQYVLPEDTMIQGIRLIPAGNYFRVENGILSLKRYNKLEFRSSTKFFYTKNHLGNRDVGEEDVRNVVVDSIRNHMKENKAIGTFLSGGIDSSIITTVASQINPNIKSFSAGFNVKGYSELEVAKKTADKLGIENIQINITQDEYIKALPNVIYSLDDPIADPSEVGLYFLIKEAGKHVKVALSGEGADELFGGYNIYKEYNTMKSVVNSPTYIRSILGRVSELMPNIKGRNYLYRATTPLEKRYIGNAKVFENSEVKRFFFKYREKNIYEYLLSNLYRDAQKNNYDYISKMQHIDVNTWLQGDILQKISKLSTAEKVELRVPFLYKDVFDVAKNLRMEQKINKNNTKVLLREAFREIVPEHVIQRKKLGFPTPIRVWLKDSLGDIVKETISNSNVDEFIDKKYAIKLLDMHLKGHRDNSRKIWTIFTFCLWHQLFIEHKNIEY